From a region of the Mytilus galloprovincialis chromosome 3, xbMytGall1.hap1.1, whole genome shotgun sequence genome:
- the LOC143066261 gene encoding uncharacterized protein LOC143066261, producing MANLSEETIAEFKEAFGLFDKDNNGQITSSELGTVMRSLGQNPTNADITEMINEVDSDGSGTINFAEFTKMMGKKMENSDPVEDLREAFKIFDKNSDGKIDPNELKKVMVNIGEKLTDEEANEMIKEADVDGDGKVNYEEFVKMMTKKDKYLSVPAERGLTEDQREHITGVFNWFDKNGDGKIDAKELGLALRLEGLNPTEKEISEMIQKVDVDDDGQINHKEFMKMMKDQVLNTDEKSELQEAFKVFDKNGDGRICASELTEALTSIGETLSQEDVSELMKRADIDKNGTICYNEFVVLMTDMNPGVK from the exons ATG GCCAACCTTTCGGAGGAAACTATTGCAG aatttaaaGAAGCTTTTGGTTTGTTTGACAAAGACAATAATGGCCAGATTACGAGTTCGGAACTTGGAACAGTAATGAGATCTTTAGGGCAAAATCCAACGAATGCTGACATTACAGAAATGATAAACGAAGTAGATAGTGACG GTAGTGGAACAATTAATTTTGCCGAGTTTACAAAAATGATGGGGAAAAAGATGGAAAACAGTGATCCAGTGGAAGATCTCCGAGAAGCATtcaaaatttttgacaaaaacagtgATGGCAAAATAGATCCTAACGAGCTTAAAAAAGTGATGGTCAATATTGGTGAAAAATTGACCGATGAAGAAGCTAATGAGATGATTAAAGAGGCAGATGTGGATGGAGATGGAAAAGTCAATTATGAAG aatttgtaaaaatgatgacaaaaaagGATAAATA CTTATCTGTCCCT GCGGAACGAGGCTTGACAGAAGACCAACGTGAAC ATATTACCGGTGTGTTCAATTGGTTTGATAAAAATGGCGATGGAAAGATCGACGCCAAAGAATTGGGATTGGCTCTTCGATTAGAAGGATTAAATCCAACGGAAAAAGAAATATCAGAAATGATTCAAAAAGTAGATGTTGATG ATGACGGTCAAATTAACCACAAAGAATTCATGAAAATGATGaaagaccaggttttaaatacaGACGAGAAATCAGAGCTTCAAGAGGCATTCAAAGTATTTGATAAAAATGGTGATGGTCGAATATGTGCCTCAGAACTAACCGAAGCCCTTACTTCTATCGGGGAGACGTTATCACAAGAGGATGTCAGTGAGTTAATGAAGAGAGCTGACATAGATAAAAACGGAACTATTTGTTATAATG AGTTTGTTGTTTTAATGACTGATATGAATCCAGGTGTTAAATGA